A single Bufo bufo chromosome 6, aBufBuf1.1, whole genome shotgun sequence DNA region contains:
- the TFAP2C gene encoding transcription factor AP-2 gamma isoform X2, whose amino-acid sequence MSLLGRSEWQDRHDGGSNGNPRLPHLSSVSQHLYSPAPQLSHSGSSDFQPPYFPPPYQPLPYSQSDPYSHLGDPFSLNSIHTSHPPPSQQQPWQSRQNQEHSGISHHSRPGLVHHIQSLDPSSGRLGRDFQRRPDILLQHGHGHGHGLDSSSLADNLGLPDIGQQMEDVASLEEQSLIMHDQTVIKKGKNTLNMSYQKDSLMGIVINPNEVFCSVPGRLSLLSSTSKYKVTVAEVQRRLSPPECLNASLLGGVLRRAKSKNGGRSLREKLEKIGLNLPAGRRKAANVTLLTSLVEGEAVHLARDFGYVCETEFPSKAVAEYLTRPHMERNEMANRKNMLLAAKQICKEFTDLLTQDRTPLGNARPNPILEPGIQSCLAHFSLITHGFGSAAICAAMTSVQNYLNEALKIADKMYMNAGDQSPGESNKGLDKMDKHRK is encoded by the exons ATGTCTCTGCTGGGGAGGTCGGAATGGCAG GacaggcatgatggaggcagcaatggTAATCCAAGGTTACCCCATCTGTCATCAGTCAGCCAGCACTTGTACAGCCCAGCTCCCCAACTTTCTCATTCAGGGTCCTCTGACTTTCAACCACCGTATTTTCCACCTCCATATCAGCCTCTGCCGTATTCCCAGTCTGACCCTTACTCCCACCTTGGAGACCCCTTCTCCCTCAACTCCATCCACACTTCTCACCCTCCTCCCAGtcaacagcagccatggcagagtcgTCAGAACCAAGAGCACAGTGGAATTTCCCACCACAGCAGACCAGGCTTGGTTCATCACATCCAGTCTCTGGATCCCAGCTCAGGAAGGTTGGGAAGGGATTTCCAAAGAAGACCCGATATTCTTCTGCAGCATGGACATGGACATGGACATGGTCTAGACTCCTCAAGCCTTGCAGATAACCTTGGTCTTCCAGACATTGGCCAGCAGATGGAGGATGTTGCG AGTTTAGAAGAACAGAGCTTAATCATGCATGACCAGACAGTCATTAAAAAAG GTAAAAACACCCTAAATATGTCCTACCAGAAAGACTCGTTGATGGGAATCGTCATTAATCCAAATGAGGTCTTCTGCTCTGTTCCGGGAAGACTGTCCCTCTTGAGTTCTACTTCCAAGTACAAAGTCACTGTAGCAGAAGTCCAGCGACGGCTGTCGCCCCCTGAGTGCTTGAATGCATCCTTACTTGGAGGAGTACTTAGAAG AGCCAAATCTAAAAATGGAGGGAGGTCGCTGCGAGAGAAACTTGAAAAAATTGGTCTCAACCTGCCAGCTGGAAGAAGGAAAGCTGCTAATGTGACGCTTTTGACGTCCCTCGTGGAAG GTGAGGCCGTACACCTTGCTCGTGACTTTGGTTATGTTTGTGAAACTGAATTCCCCTCCAAGGCAGTGGCAGAATACTTGACCCGGCCGCACATGGAACGCAACGAGATGGCAAATCGCAAAAACATGCTGCTTGCGGCAAA gcAAATCTGCAAAGAATTCACAGACCTTCTCACCCAGGACAGGACGCCATTGGGTAACGCAAGACCAAATCCCATTTTGGAACCTGGAATCCAAAGTTGTTTAGCTCACTTCAGCCTCATAACACATGGGTTTGGTAGTGCTGCAATTTGTGCTGCTATGACCTCTGTACAAAACTACCTAAATGAGGCGTTAAAGATTGCAGACAAAATGTACATGAACGCAGGAGACCAGAGTCCTGGAGAAAGCAACAAAGGTCTAGACAAGATGGACAAGCACCGGAAATGA
- the TFAP2C gene encoding transcription factor AP-2 gamma isoform X1 — protein MLWKLADNVKYEEECEDRHDGGSNGNPRLPHLSSVSQHLYSPAPQLSHSGSSDFQPPYFPPPYQPLPYSQSDPYSHLGDPFSLNSIHTSHPPPSQQQPWQSRQNQEHSGISHHSRPGLVHHIQSLDPSSGRLGRDFQRRPDILLQHGHGHGHGLDSSSLADNLGLPDIGQQMEDVASLEEQSLIMHDQTVIKKGKNTLNMSYQKDSLMGIVINPNEVFCSVPGRLSLLSSTSKYKVTVAEVQRRLSPPECLNASLLGGVLRRAKSKNGGRSLREKLEKIGLNLPAGRRKAANVTLLTSLVEGEAVHLARDFGYVCETEFPSKAVAEYLTRPHMERNEMANRKNMLLAAKQICKEFTDLLTQDRTPLGNARPNPILEPGIQSCLAHFSLITHGFGSAAICAAMTSVQNYLNEALKIADKMYMNAGDQSPGESNKGLDKMDKHRK, from the exons ATGCTGTGGAAACTGGCAGATAATGTCAAGTATGAGGAGGAGTGTGAG GacaggcatgatggaggcagcaatggTAATCCAAGGTTACCCCATCTGTCATCAGTCAGCCAGCACTTGTACAGCCCAGCTCCCCAACTTTCTCATTCAGGGTCCTCTGACTTTCAACCACCGTATTTTCCACCTCCATATCAGCCTCTGCCGTATTCCCAGTCTGACCCTTACTCCCACCTTGGAGACCCCTTCTCCCTCAACTCCATCCACACTTCTCACCCTCCTCCCAGtcaacagcagccatggcagagtcgTCAGAACCAAGAGCACAGTGGAATTTCCCACCACAGCAGACCAGGCTTGGTTCATCACATCCAGTCTCTGGATCCCAGCTCAGGAAGGTTGGGAAGGGATTTCCAAAGAAGACCCGATATTCTTCTGCAGCATGGACATGGACATGGACATGGTCTAGACTCCTCAAGCCTTGCAGATAACCTTGGTCTTCCAGACATTGGCCAGCAGATGGAGGATGTTGCG AGTTTAGAAGAACAGAGCTTAATCATGCATGACCAGACAGTCATTAAAAAAG GTAAAAACACCCTAAATATGTCCTACCAGAAAGACTCGTTGATGGGAATCGTCATTAATCCAAATGAGGTCTTCTGCTCTGTTCCGGGAAGACTGTCCCTCTTGAGTTCTACTTCCAAGTACAAAGTCACTGTAGCAGAAGTCCAGCGACGGCTGTCGCCCCCTGAGTGCTTGAATGCATCCTTACTTGGAGGAGTACTTAGAAG AGCCAAATCTAAAAATGGAGGGAGGTCGCTGCGAGAGAAACTTGAAAAAATTGGTCTCAACCTGCCAGCTGGAAGAAGGAAAGCTGCTAATGTGACGCTTTTGACGTCCCTCGTGGAAG GTGAGGCCGTACACCTTGCTCGTGACTTTGGTTATGTTTGTGAAACTGAATTCCCCTCCAAGGCAGTGGCAGAATACTTGACCCGGCCGCACATGGAACGCAACGAGATGGCAAATCGCAAAAACATGCTGCTTGCGGCAAA gcAAATCTGCAAAGAATTCACAGACCTTCTCACCCAGGACAGGACGCCATTGGGTAACGCAAGACCAAATCCCATTTTGGAACCTGGAATCCAAAGTTGTTTAGCTCACTTCAGCCTCATAACACATGGGTTTGGTAGTGCTGCAATTTGTGCTGCTATGACCTCTGTACAAAACTACCTAAATGAGGCGTTAAAGATTGCAGACAAAATGTACATGAACGCAGGAGACCAGAGTCCTGGAGAAAGCAACAAAGGTCTAGACAAGATGGACAAGCACCGGAAATGA